Within Chitinispirillum alkaliphilum, the genomic segment TTCCAAGAGCATCAGATCCTGCATTAGCCTCGGTAAGTCCGAATGCAGCGATAGTTTTTCCTTCTGCAATGCCGGGCAGATATTTCTGTTTTTGCTCCTCATTACCGTGCAGGAGGATAGGGAATGTACCCAGTGCAGTCGCAGCCATGGCAAGTGAGATACCACCGTCGATTTTTGAGAGCTCCTCAACCGCAAGACAGAGTTCAAACACACCGCCCCCAAAGCCACCATATTGCTCAGGAATGTAAAGCCCGCACATGTCGGCTTCAGAAAGAGCCTCAACGATATCCCAGGGGAAAATGCCCTCATGGTCGTACTTCTCTCTTACGGGCAGAATTTTTTTCTGGGCTATCTCTCTGGCGGTTTCAACAATCATCTGCTGTTCTTCACTGAGAAAATAATTCATTCTTTCCTTCTCCTTTTGTACGGGAAATAATCATTTCTTTATTGTAATTAATGATTGCGTTCTGAGCAGCATTCTGCTGGGCGTCCTTTTTATTTTTACCTGTACCCTCACCCATAGGTATATCTGCAATATCTATACGGATTTTAAACTCTTTGGCGTGATCGGGACCGCTGGATTCGACTGTTGTGTATTTTGGTATTCCAAAGCCATCCTTTTGAGCCATTTCAAGAATTTTGCTTTTGTAGTTAATGTTGCTTTCGTCTCTTAAGAATTCGCCGATTCTCTGGAAGAGAAATTTGCTGAGCAGCTCTTTTGCGGCTTCCAGACCTCCATCCAGATACACCGCCCCTACAAGGGCCTCGAATGCATTGGAGAGAATGGAAGCCCTGGCTCGTCCACCCGATTTTTCCTCCGACGAGCTAAGGATCATAAATGGACCCATATTAACCGACAATGCCACCTCCCCAAGGATCTTGCGGCTGACTATAAGCGACTTGATCTTTGAGAGTTGCCCTTCGCTTTTCTCCGGATGAAGGAAAAAAAGATGCTCCGTGACAAGGCAATTAAGGACTGCATCGCCCAGAAACTCAAGCCTCTCGTTTGAGAGAAGCCCTTTTTTGTCATCTGGCGAAATTGCGGATTTATGTGTGAGTGCCTGGGTTAAAAGCGCATCAGTGTGAAACCTGTACCCGATTGTTTGCTGCAATTTAACAGCAGAGCCGATATCCTCGGCTCTGCCTTTTCTCAAGCCTCTGAAAAAATCAGTTAGTGCCCTCAGTGGATTCATACTTACCGATAAGGAGTGAAGCGTTGTGTCCTCCAAAGCCAAAAGAGTTGCTCATTGCGTACTTTACCTCTCTTTTTACAGCCTCGTTTGGAGTATAGTTAAGATCACATTCGGGATCCGGATCATCATAGTTAATTGTAGGCGGAATCATGCTGTCTCTTATAGCCAGAACAGATGCAGCAAACTCTATCCCTCCCGAAGCCCCGAGCAGATGCCCGGTCATCGATTTTGTTGAACTGATATTGAGCTTGTCTGCGGATTCTCCGAAAACTTTTTTAATAGCAATGGACTCGTATTTGTCGTTAAGAGGTGTTGATGTCCCGTGAGCATTGATGTAGTCGATCTGTGAAGGATTTACACCAGCGCTCTGAATAGCCATTCTCATTGCCCCCTGTGCCCCATAGCCCTCGGGAGCAGGATGAGAGAGATGGTATGCATCTCCGGTAGCTCCGTACCCAAGCACTTCGGCATAAATTTTTGCACCCCTTGCAAGCGCATGATCCAGGGATTCAAGAATAATTATCCCCGCACCTTCACCCATTACAAACCCTTCACGCTTAAGATCAAACGGACAGCTGGCTTTCTGAGGAGTGTCATTTCTGGTAGACATGGCTTTCATTGAGCAGAATCCTGCAAAGGCAATAGGTGTAATTCCAGCCTCAGCACCTCCGGTTACTGCAACATCCATCATACCACATTTTATAGACATAAATGCGTCGCCTATAGAGTGCCCGGCAGAAGCACATGCACTCACAACCGCATAGTTAGGCCCTTTGAATCCGTAGGTCATGG encodes:
- a CDS encoding 3-oxoacyl-[acyl-carrier-protein] synthase, KASII, which codes for MTKRVVVTGLGVTSPVGNDTETFWSSLCGGKSGIDYVSLFDTSDYSCKIAGEVKDIDFSQYVDLKEVKRTDRVILLSLAAAKMAVEDSKLDINSMDLNRAGVIIGSGIGGIQTLETEHTKLLKRGPGRVSPFLVPMMITDMPAGRVSMTYGFKGPNYAVVSACASAGHSIGDAFMSIKCGMMDVAVTGGAEAGITPIAFAGFCSMKAMSTRNDTPQKASCPFDLKREGFVMGEGAGIIILESLDHALARGAKIYAEVLGYGATGDAYHLSHPAPEGYGAQGAMRMAIQSAGVNPSQIDYINAHGTSTPLNDKYESIAIKKVFGESADKLNISSTKSMTGHLLGASGGIEFAASVLAIRDSMIPPTINYDDPDPECDLNYTPNEAVKREVKYAMSNSFGFGGHNASLLIGKYESTEGTN
- a CDS encoding Ribonuclease III, with product MNPLRALTDFFRGLRKGRAEDIGSAVKLQQTIGYRFHTDALLTQALTHKSAISPDDKKGLLSNERLEFLGDAVLNCLVTEHLFFLHPEKSEGQLSKIKSLIVSRKILGEVALSVNMGPFMILSSSEEKSGGRARASILSNAFEALVGAVYLDGGLEAAKELLSKFLFQRIGEFLRDESNINYKSKILEMAQKDGFGIPKYTTVESSGPDHAKEFKIRIDIADIPMGEGTGKNKKDAQQNAAQNAIINYNKEMIISRTKGEGKNELFSQ